TCCGGTCGAACTGATGGTGAGGGGATCGCTCTTAAACGTCATCCCGAAAGATTTCTTCGAGTCGATCGTAAGGGAGTAGATATCGACGGTCTTTCCCTTTTTAACGGTGTAGTCGACCTGTGTAGTTTTATTCGGGGCGGCGGCATCGAACGTATAAGCTTTCTTCGCAGTGAAAAAAGTGGGCGCCTGAACTTTGACGGTGACGGGGTAGGCTTGGTCGGAGGGCAATTCACCCTTCACGTCGATGAGCACTTTCCCGGTCGTCGCAGAGTCGGCGATGACTTGCAAGTAGTCGAGTTGCTTAACGGTGTTGGCCGCTCCGGCAATTGAGGCGCCGCCTAATAGTGCCAGACACAGAGCGATGGATGCTGGCAAACGAAGAGTTTTGATTGACATTCATTTCCTCCTAAAACCCTTATACTTAAAGCCTGACGGCTGGGCAATCTTACTTATAATACCTTAATGGTTCACAAAAAAATGTGTTAATTAAATTGTCGCCCGATGTGAATTAACATGATATATGGGCGATAAGACCGGAAAGCAGAAACTGCGTGTCGACCTCAACGAAAGTCGATAAGGGCCATTTGGTTCTCAACACAATTTTCAACACGTTGGCTTCTGCGGATCAACGGCGGTGTGCAGTTTTTATTGGCCGCTCTCGATGGCTTTTGATTGTCTCTGTGAATCCTGTGGAGAACGTATGCACGATTCCAAGAAATGAGATGTGGGATTTTTTGGATATGCTACACTCGTTGTGGTATGAAAACCCTCTCGTTTCTGCGCGCGCGAGGGCTGAATATGTAAGCCAAGAGGAGTTACTGAAGCGACATCGTAGAAATGTTGGAGGAATGCATGCCAGAGATGAACGAGTCGGTGGTAGTATCGGATACATCACAGACACCCCTTGAGACGAAGCCTCGCAAGGAAAAGAAATCACGTAAAGTCAAAAAAGTAAATCCGAAGAGCATATGGAACGACCCGGTGGTCGCATTCATGGGACTGTTGGTTGTTGCGCTCGTATTGGCGGCGCTTGCTTTTGTAGCGATTGCGCTTATCAGAGGCTATATCGGCTCGACTGCACCGAAATATGCAGATCAAGCCCTTCTCGTGCGAAGTTCTCAAGATGTCGGTCAGTATAAGGACGATCCGGGACTTTACTACAAATATGTCATGCAGCTCATTGCCAACAAACAATACACGTCGGCACAGGATAAAATCGACAGCGGTCTGAAACAATTCGCTAAAGCCGATGTCTATGATCAGGGCATGATGACGGCGCAGGCCTATCTCTATGCGGCGAAGGGCGATTTACCCGCCGCGGTAAAGGCGGGAGCGGCTGCCCAAGCCGAGATGACGAAACAGTATGAGATTCTTCTGAAAAGCAGTCAGCAACCGAATAGTGCGACGGCTTATGGCATGAGTGACAACTACTATGCCATGCAACTGTTGCTCGGTGGCATCTACGCGCAACAAGGTAAATATCCCGCAGCCATCAAAGAGTTGAAAGCTTATCTCGCCATCACCAACAACTCGATGCAGTCGGGGGTTTGGATCGATCTCGGGAACGCTTATGCTAAGAACGGCGATACGAGCTTGGCAGAAAAAGCGTATAAATCCGCACTGGAATATGAGCCTGATAATACTGAGGCGAAAGCGGCATTGGCTAAGTTAGGAGCAAAATAAATGAGTGAGGACTATTCGCAAATTTCGGCGCCGGACTCAGGCGAACAGCAGATCTCGGCTGCTCCCGATGAAAACGAGAATGTAATCGATGAGAAAGTCGTTTCGAGCAAAGGGCGGAAAATTCTTGCCGTCGCGCTCGTTATCTTGGTGCTGCTCCTCATAGGCATCGGTTTTCTTTTAGTGAAGATGATGCTTCCCAGCGCCGGAGTCAGCAAGGATACCGGCGGGGTGACATGGATTCGCTCCCTCTACGGATTCGGTGACAAGTACGGCGAATTGATCAACCCGAACAGCGTCGTCGTCGATCCTGCCGATGGAACGTTTTGGATGACGGATCCCTCTTTCATCCGTCTGGTCAACGTTCGTATGGACGGGTCGCTTGTAAAGATTATCGGCAAGAAAGCCACCCAAAAGGGGGCATTTCGTAACCCGTCGGATATGGCGATCGGCAATGACGGTCTGATCTATGTCATTGAATCGACGTACGATGTCGTGCGTGTGTTCGATAAAACCGGCAACGAAAAAGGATCGTTCACCGTTCCGAGTCCTTTGAGTATCGCGGTCAGCGACAACTATATCGTCGTGGGAGCCAACTCCGGTTTCGTCATTATGGATAAAAATGCGAACGTACTGCATTTGATAGGTACCAACGGCAAAGGAACCGACCAGTTCGATAAGATCAACGGAGTTGCCATCGATGGCGCCGACAACATTTATGTCGTCGACACGTTCAACAACCGTATATCCAAGTGGACACCTGAGGGCAAGCGTCTCTGGATGGTTCAGGCCGGCTATCCGGGCAACAAGCAGTCGAACGGTCACACGAAATTCCCCACGACCGCTAAAGCCAAGCTCGAAGTCCCGATGGGGTGCACACTCGATGCGAACAACCATCTCGTGGTCATCGACTTGCTCAACTTCTCGATTTCCCAATTCGACACGAAGACGGGTCGTTTCGTTGCCAAGTACGGACAGTTCGGTACCGAAGACGGCAACTTCTTCTATCCGTCCGATATCAGCTACGATGCCAAAACAGATGTGTTCGTAGTCGCCGACAGCGGTGCCAAGCGCGCCCAAATCGTCAGGATTCCGAACTCGGGCGGCAGCGTGCTCTCCAATCTGCGTTCCAACTTAAGCGGGCCTTTGGCTCTGTGTTGTATCCCGATTCTGATCATTCTCATATGCCTCGCCATCGCTTACTTCATGCAGCGAAATCGTAAAAAGAAAGAGCAGGAAAAATATTTCGAAATCGCCCTTGAAGAGCAAGCGATTAAAGAGTAGATTAT
This DNA window, taken from Coriobacteriia bacterium, encodes the following:
- a CDS encoding NHL repeat-containing protein translates to MSEDYSQISAPDSGEQQISAAPDENENVIDEKVVSSKGRKILAVALVILVLLLIGIGFLLVKMMLPSAGVSKDTGGVTWIRSLYGFGDKYGELINPNSVVVDPADGTFWMTDPSFIRLVNVRMDGSLVKIIGKKATQKGAFRNPSDMAIGNDGLIYVIESTYDVVRVFDKTGNEKGSFTVPSPLSIAVSDNYIVVGANSGFVIMDKNANVLHLIGTNGKGTDQFDKINGVAIDGADNIYVVDTFNNRISKWTPEGKRLWMVQAGYPGNKQSNGHTKFPTTAKAKLEVPMGCTLDANNHLVVIDLLNFSISQFDTKTGRFVAKYGQFGTEDGNFFYPSDISYDAKTDVFVVADSGAKRAQIVRIPNSGGSVLSNLRSNLSGPLALCCIPILIILICLAIAYFMQRNRKKKEQEKYFEIALEEQAIKE
- a CDS encoding tetratricopeptide repeat protein — protein: MPEMNESVVVSDTSQTPLETKPRKEKKSRKVKKVNPKSIWNDPVVAFMGLLVVALVLAALAFVAIALIRGYIGSTAPKYADQALLVRSSQDVGQYKDDPGLYYKYVMQLIANKQYTSAQDKIDSGLKQFAKADVYDQGMMTAQAYLYAAKGDLPAAVKAGAAAQAEMTKQYEILLKSSQQPNSATAYGMSDNYYAMQLLLGGIYAQQGKYPAAIKELKAYLAITNNSMQSGVWIDLGNAYAKNGDTSLAEKAYKSALEYEPDNTEAKAALAKLGAK